The sequence TAATGTCAATACGTTCAGTACTCACCAAAATATGGAGTTTCGTAGAGCATCTGTTATCATTACTGCCCTTATGTACTTCCAAAAAAGGTCTAAGTAAACATGTAATCAATGATCTTTCGGGATACTGTACTGCTGCTGGATCAGCCGACCTGCGTGGTAGTAATTCGTTATTTTATTCGAGGTGCAGAAGGTGGATTTGGTGAactgaatgtatttcaattatgTAACAACATTCCAATCTTGTTTAGCATTGTCTAGTCGTCCATGCTTCCACTATTTGTATGCCTTTGCGTCACTTTCAAttggggacttttattttgaagtcaACCCGCAAATTACACTATTGTTGCTAATCGTGGTGAGCTTCTCAAACGCGCCGGCCACAGGCATAACTGGTCTGGATTATTTTGTGTCAAGTAGCTACCAACCTAAATCAGACTCCCCTCCTCCGATCTAACTACACATTTTGTATTCCAACGACTTTTCAACTGAACTGGAGTTTATCGTATTTCCTATATTTTGTCTGTGAAAGCTACCTACAGTAGAGAAAGAGACTCCATCTTGCATGTGATTTGGAGGGCGGCTAGCTAGCCAAACTAGTTTGTGTCAGACGTACTATGGCGAAAGATCTAAAAACGATGTTCGTACGGTGTTGTGGGTATTTGCAAGATCCGCACCATGTAGCATCATTTCAAAAGCTATGTGGTGTCCATGGCTCATTCCCAGTCAAACTGAGCAGGAAAGAATGGGAAAATGATTTGTTTGTTAACGGTGCCTGCGTGAAACGCCACCAGGACCAAAGTGGAAACGGCGAGGGACATGTTGGCGGACAGCAAATCGAAGGTCCTCTGCAAAGAAAAAGCGTAACTGCCGGAGAACATAACGACTGTTCAAACAAGCTGCAACATGGAACAGCTCTGGTGTCTGGGATAGGGGAGACACCCGAAAAACAGACGGTTTCCCATGAGGGAAACAGACAAAGTAGCGGCTGTAGATTGACTGGGAAGTCATCCAAAGCTGTTGAGAGTGACGGCGAGAATGGGGACTCTAGTGGAAGGGTCAAACCTCTTCGCAGGAACTCACTGACTGGGGATGTAGGCCAGGAGTTTATTATTCAGAATAAGTTCCTATTCTACCTTTTCACATTCGGGTCCGAGCTTGGTAACGAGATGTTCTTCATTGTTTTCTTCCCCTTCCTAATTTGGAATGTAGATGCTTTTGTCAGCCGGCGAATCCTTGTGGTCTGGATTTGGAATCTTTTCCTCGGCCAATCTACCAAAGACATTGTCCGCTGGACGCGACCAGCATCTCCGCCTGTGGTTAAAGTGGAGGTGTTTTACAACTCAGAGTACAGTATGCCATCAACGCATGCCATGTCCGGGACCGCCAtcccgttctctctcttcctactcacGTATGGACGCTGGCAGGTAGGCTAAGCATCAAACCTAGCCTATGATCACAATTTAGTATTTTGGGATTCTGATGTGGTattgacagttgaactaaactcattAAACATTTACCCACCTCAttctaaaggcactgtaaatCTATTCAAAATTTTATCCCAACGCCCACACATTCGGACTGAGCATTTAAGTGGCTCAGGGAAATAAATTATGACCAAATATATTTGAGTTATATAGAAAAATACACAgtgatttttaaaaatgaataaagtgatgatttttaaaaaatgactgCATGATGGCTTTAGAATTTCATTACGTTTTGTAATGGAGTGGCAACGGGATACAGCGTTAATGTATCCCAATTTGCCCAGGCTAAAAAAAATAAGGTTTATTTCTGCGCATGTGCATGATTTAAAGAAAAATTGTTGCTGGGTGCTCGGCGGCGACGCCCCCTTCCTTCATCGCCTTTGTCTGtacgtttgggtctttgcgtgtcaaaaaaagatacacgtcaaataacGCAGTTCTATTATACAATGTTGTGTGTAATAAATTTGCACGTGCAATCCAAGCGCCACCACTActgtcagtagcactgtcaaagctgtacaaaaaagtctgcaaacaccgGCCACCAACGATGTGTTTACTgtaccgcgttggtaataaagcatgcTTTATTCCacagcaccaatacaaccagcctgaaaacaatgaccagtagaaactgcagtcattttcattattcttgaCAAGGATTCCGGCTAAATCATTgctagtggaatttgcggtttgttttcaaaataaaagtacatCGTTGAAAGCGATGCATAAAGTTACAATTGGTGGAATTGTGCCATATTTAGACTAGGTAATGTTGAACACggttggaatgtgaagcaatgaaatggggtatcagtctactctgtGACAGccaacagaacacaactgtgaaaaGTTTACGCAAATATTAGTGTTGTAGCTCTGGAAATCACCTtcccagtcagcctattgtgtgtattgacattcatagTGCACTGTAAAGCTTTACCTAAGGATTGGAGATCAGTGAAATGGGGTATCAATTCTACTCAATACCCAATATATCTTTTCCCAACGTCCTCCTCagttatcagactccaaaacatccacacagtattgtttttcctctggaatagtgttcaatacacatagGTTGACAAGAACTGTGGCTCAATTCACAATTGTTTCAGGgtcccgcaataagagctacgatgctaatgttctctgggtgttGCTGACTAGACTGATCCCCCCCCCCATGccattgatccacaatccataggtaaggctgtacaatgaaataaatatgcccacaatgcaattctaaagcatcatacatccagtgtgatttcaacagatttttgtcaaattaacaaattatTTTCTTGTTTTTCTATAACATTCCAACCTCGTTTAGCATGAGTTATTCAGTTATGGCATAATTATACcatttgtattaatttgcatcactgtcaaatacatacttttattttgaagaccAACCTCAAAGTCCACTATTGCGGCTAATCCTtcttgtggctagcttcacatagatgtgtccgaccaccattaatcaaataagaactgtcttataaattagggttattttagacgatgacacctagctatatagttagctagttaactatAGCAACTGAAACAGATTAagtcgttttgctatgtttttggggaagaccATTCCATGAGCAAGCTAGCTCTTTTtttgaccagcactgtaggtgcgcgagacaactttaccagcatcatagcatacgtatcgacGAGTCGTTGTTActtatgaaatacgagtgatactGTAATCACTGTGAAATAACTACGCAAAAAAATGACCGCTTTAAATTATTATTTGacatgtatcttttttgacacgcaaagacccaaacagctTTCCATAGTTCGCTGGTGTAGCCTTCAACATTTATGGAATGCCGTAGTTTCAGATTCTCGCAATAAGAGCTACGATGCTAAACTTCTCTGGGTGTcattgagtagactgatacccccaTGTCGTcatccacaatccataggtaaggctgtacagtgaaataagtgtgcccccaatgcaattctaaagtctAATGCATCAAGTGTGATTTCACATTTTTGTCAAATTGTCTTTTGTTGAATGTATATAACTTTCCAACCTCGTTTAGCATGATTTATTCAATTACGGCATAATTCCACTATTTGTAGTCCTTTGCTTCACTGTCAACAACAGACATTTTTCACTAGTGTGattaatccttattgtggctagctttacATAGGTGGGTCCGACCACcgttaatcaaataagaactgtttTATAAATTAGGGGTATTTTAGATAGTTAGCAAGCAAACTATAGGTACTGAAACAGATTATACTGTTTAGCTATGTTTCGGGGAAATAATATTGTTTGCTTCCATGAGCTTGCTAGCTTTTTtttaaacgtctgacttcaactgtatatttttggGAATGTTCGTTCAAATCGCTGCGGAATTAATTTTTTATTTCCGCTGTTCAGAAACGTGTTCAGCTGCATTAGAAAAATGAATATGTGCCTAAAATAATACATGCCCATAATGTGATCTGTATGCTTAGATTTAAGAAAGAGGTTTCCAGAGGGGCGAAACTCCGTAGCCACTGCCTattcataaaaaaaaaaacggAATGTCTAGAATGAGCTTTATGGCACATTTACATAACACTGTCaaattctatggcagccatgttagctccTCATTAACATTACATGGGGAATATTTAAACAATGCTTTAACTGAATGTTTAGAATTGGAACAATATTATAAAAGTTGGCTtaactctctaaatatatggctctgggtACACTTACCCATAGGATATTAAAAATCAGCTTTTCTGTGTCGGAATGGTTTGGgggtaccccaacaacagaatgcgTGGGTGTATACGGTCATTAAAGGGGAACTGCACCTGCTTATTTGGCCTCGTTTTTTAGCTTGCTCCTCAAATGCTGGATGCCATGACAGAAGCCAACTCTGAGTTGGCGTGGGGGTGTGATTTGATATGTGTGTTTTTTGGGTGTGTCCACCACCAAGACACCCATCTGTCTGATCCTTGCTCACAGAGTGCAAACCAGCTGTGTAACGTGAGCCCcagaggtgggggaggagagggacacaaCAGCCAGAATGACAGAGGGATTCATGTGATGTGGTTTTATAACAATTCACAGCACATTTAACATTTGCGGGACATGTTTTTTCGGCAATCCCAAAGTTGTCTGTCTGACCGCCTGAACCATTCCAACCGCGCCTCACTTCTCTGTTGGGTCCTGCGGTGATGTAGGGCTCGATTGTGAACACAAGGTTAGGTAGAGGGTACCTAGCTAGAAAATGTTAGTTAGCTCAAGTGTGgcttacagctagctagctagacaagAAGATCCATGGTCTCTCCCGGTGAAATTGGTTTTGAAAATGTGTCTCAATACTCTCACCACTTGAGTGTTGTACATAAAGATCACTGTAAACAGTAGTGTCGTTGCAAGGGATTTATTATAGTTAGCTAACTATATGGAAAACAGTGTTTGTCTTCTCATTCTGCAGGAAAAATCTGGCTGACTGCCGACAGTTGTCACTGCAGCGCAAGTGAAAACTACTTAAAAATCCAGGCACCATTTTTTTCCCCCGTACTGGATCAAATGTAAAACATGAAATAGTTCCGATTGTGGTCTCAACATTACAATATCATGCATGGAGCTCAGAGATCTGTGAAATTGTGCAATTTAATCATAACTTTGAACctttttcaaatgtttttatttaactgggcaagtcagttaagaacaaatttttatttgcaatttatggaattttccaattATTCCAAAGGAGCATGTTGACAGTTGATCATGCCCCTCTTAGTGTTATATCAATGATCCCAAATCTATTCTGACCAAAGTATTATTGCAGATCATTTCATGATGTACTTAGATGTTGTATAAAGGTAAACAAAATAGGGAAACCTGTCACCTTTTAAACATTGCTTAGGCCCAACTCTACATCCTTGCCTCCTTTCATTCAGGTTGGTTGCTCAAATTAGCTACTTTTCCAGTGAAAAGAGTGAAACATTTGTGGCTGCTTACTATTGCACAATAGCCTGCTTTTTAATGCTGTATGCTCACTGCTTGTACATTAGCCCCAACAGCCCTCCCCCATATCCTAGCAAGCAATCTTACTGGTTCAGTCGTATCAGGAGAGATGTGTTGTGATGCCCTCTTAATGGGAAAAGTAAGAGTGGCTAATCTCAGAACCAATACGACTGAACATGTGtgataagagagagaacaggctgtTTCATTATCCCTTGTGTAACTGAGCCACAGACTCAGTTCAGCAGATTTAAAGAGTGTTGATCCAGCGAAAAGAAGCATCTCCCTGCAGTTTTGGGTGAActgtagcctagtagcctagtcCATGTGATTGGATGTCCAGGCTTCTGTCACAGCCTATCCCCACCATGACATTTCACTCATGACATTGTCATTGGCAATCATCAGAATAACGCCTTCTACTCCTCTCCATTTTTATGGTTTGATATTATCCGTTTAGTTGACCAATGAGCACAGAAATGGATGCAATTTGCTAAGCCTATTTGGTCGAAATATAGCAAGACATTTGCGTCGATTTCTGATTTACAGTAGGACGGTTTCAGTATCATCTAGGCCCAGAATTGCCAACTCCAGTCCttgggggcctgattggtgtcactttTCCCCCAGCCCCAGCTTACACtgcaataatcaactaatcataatcttcagtttagaatggaATTAGTTTAATCAGCTATGTTTGCTAGGGATTGGGAAAAGGTGTGACACCACTCCGGCCAGTAAAAAGCATATtatagcctgcttggagtttgctaaaaggctctgaccatgagaaacaagattctctggtctgatgaaaccaagattgaagtctttggcctgaatgccaggtgtcacgtctggaggaaatctggcaccatcctggtggcagcatcatgctgtggggatgtttttcagcagcagagactgggagattagtcaggatcgagacaaagatgaacggcgcaaagtacagagagatctttgacgaaaacctgctccagagcgctcagactggggctaaggttcaccttccgacaggacaacaaccctaagcacacagccaagacaacgtaggagtagcttcgggacaagtatatatgccatttagcagacgctttggATAAAGTCTCGAACagttctggagagacctgaaaatagctgtgcagcgacgctccccatccaacctgacagagcttgagcggATCTGCaatgaagaatgggagaaactacccaaatacaggtgtgccaagcttgtagcgtcataaccaagaagaaTTGAGGCAGTAAATTACTCCGTAAAAAGAAAGGGTCTGAATCCtatctttttatatatttttttgcaaacatttctaaaaaacgaTTTCATCAATTTAAGAATAAGGcattaacgtaacaaaatgtggaaaaagtctagggatctgaatactttctgaatgcactgtattgaaGGAGGGTAATTCGTTCCTCCCCAAAGCCCCCAAAAGGTTTGACAACCATTCCCTATTATGGATCGCCCCCATGCCAGTCAATTTAGATCTGTCCCTAACCATACTCAATAAACATC is a genomic window of Oncorhynchus gorbuscha isolate QuinsamMale2020 ecotype Even-year linkage group LG12, OgorEven_v1.0, whole genome shotgun sequence containing:
- the LOC123990853 gene encoding sphingosine-1-phosphate phosphatase 1-like isoform X1; translated protein: MAKDLKTMFVRCCGYLQDPHHVASFQKLCGVHGSFPVKLSRKEWENDLFVNGACVKRHQDQSGNGEGHVGGQQIEGPLQRKSVTAGEHNDCSNKLQHGTALVSGIGETPEKQTVSHEGNRQSSGCRLTGKSSKAVESDGENGDSSGRVKPLRRNSLTGDVGQEFIIQNKFLFYLFTFGSELGNEMFFIVFFPFLIWNVDAFVSRRILVVWIWNLFLGQSTKDIVRWTRPASPPVVKVEVFYNSEYSMPSTHAMSGTAIPFSLFLLTYGRWQYPFLFGLSLAICWSFLVCVSRVYMGMHSVLEVITGFLYSLLILAVFQSTLDQIDSFYLTSHHAPLVIVILHVGLGFLAFTLDTWSTSRGDTAQALGTGAGAALASHLNHQLGLLADPPLSSLPLALPPLSAALLARSLLRLLLGVVVLLATRAAMKAATIPLACRVFGLPAGDVRQARQHMEVELSYRYIVYGTVSFSCVCLVPLLFSYLNLS